In Streptococcus respiraculi, one DNA window encodes the following:
- a CDS encoding Xaa-Pro dipeptidyl-peptidase, giving the protein MRFNQFSYIQTSQKAMLKELADVGFPLQSELSDKENLERFVRKALFLAGNTDIALSNLLADWEMDLLTFFQSDAELTDSIFYQVALQLLGFIPGLDYTDVQDFVSTSQFPIRYSNLIENLYQLLVTRSKSGNTLIDQLVSDGLIAEDQDYHYFNGKSLATFSTSQLIREVVYVETPVDTTHSGQTDLVKVSILRPHFTGKIPAVITNSPYHQGINDKASDQALHKMEEDLAIKEPRKIELGQTEPSTLPSDERPLPIGTTTEKLGHIDSYSLNDYFLARGFASIHVSGVGTLGSTGMMTSGDYQQVYSFKAVIDWLNGRTRAYTDHTRSQLVLADWANGKVATTGLSYLGTMSNALATTGVEGLEVVIAEAGISSWYDYYRENGLVTSPGGYPGEDLDSLTALTYSRSLQAGDFLRTKSQYQAAFDAERQALERHSGDYNHYWHNRNYLLKADKVNCEVVFTHGSQDWNVKPIHVWNMFHALPEQVSKHLFFHNGAHVYMNNWQSIDFRESMNALLTQKLLGQENHYQLPEIIWQDNSLEQNWTELAQFGGQTEQSFPLGTNVHTIYNQYPEEVFATYGKAYQTFLKDLFEDKAQQITIDIPLAEDLHLNGRARLKLRVKSSLAKGLLSAQILDLGPAKRLAPIPAMKARASLDNGRFYAMENLMELPFVESPYRVITKGYLNLQNRNDLLTIEAVPAGEWMDLEWELQPTIYKLGKNATLRVVLYTTDFECTIRDNGDWQINVDLSNSTLIMPHE; this is encoded by the coding sequence ATGCGTTTTAATCAATTTTCTTATATCCAAACATCCCAAAAAGCTATGCTAAAGGAACTGGCAGATGTGGGATTTCCCCTCCAATCTGAGTTGAGTGACAAGGAAAACTTGGAGCGTTTTGTCAGAAAAGCCCTTTTCTTAGCAGGTAATACCGACATCGCTTTGTCAAACCTCCTTGCCGACTGGGAGATGGATCTCTTGACTTTTTTCCAATCTGATGCAGAATTGACAGATTCCATTTTCTATCAAGTGGCCTTGCAGCTCCTAGGTTTTATCCCTGGACTAGACTATACAGATGTTCAAGATTTTGTCTCCACTAGCCAATTTCCAATTCGCTACAGCAATCTGATTGAAAACCTCTACCAGCTACTTGTAACACGAAGCAAGTCTGGCAATACCTTGATTGACCAACTGGTCAGTGACGGTCTGATTGCAGAAGACCAAGACTATCATTACTTCAACGGAAAGAGCCTTGCAACTTTCTCAACCAGCCAGCTTATCCGTGAAGTGGTCTATGTCGAAACGCCTGTTGATACGACCCATTCTGGTCAAACAGATTTGGTCAAAGTTTCGATTTTACGCCCTCATTTTACAGGGAAAATTCCTGCTGTCATCACCAACAGTCCTTATCACCAAGGAATTAACGACAAGGCGAGTGACCAAGCCCTACATAAAATGGAAGAGGATCTTGCAATCAAAGAGCCTAGAAAGATTGAACTAGGGCAGACAGAGCCTTCCACCCTTCCTTCTGATGAGCGCCCGCTTCCTATTGGCACTACAACTGAGAAGTTGGGCCACATCGACTCTTACTCACTCAATGATTATTTCTTGGCTCGTGGTTTTGCTAGCATCCATGTCTCAGGTGTAGGAACCCTTGGTTCAACAGGCATGATGACCTCAGGCGACTACCAACAGGTCTACAGTTTTAAGGCTGTGATTGACTGGCTAAACGGTCGGACGAGAGCCTATACAGACCACACCCGCTCGCAGCTTGTTCTTGCTGATTGGGCAAATGGCAAGGTGGCAACAACCGGACTTTCCTATCTAGGAACCATGTCCAACGCCCTTGCAACAACTGGAGTAGAGGGGCTAGAAGTCGTGATTGCAGAAGCTGGTATTTCTTCTTGGTATGACTATTATCGGGAAAATGGGCTTGTGACAAGCCCTGGAGGCTACCCGGGTGAAGACTTGGATAGCTTGACAGCGCTGACCTATTCTAGAAGCCTACAGGCAGGCGATTTCCTGCGCACCAAGTCCCAGTACCAAGCCGCATTTGACGCAGAAAGACAAGCTCTTGAGCGCCACTCTGGTGATTACAATCACTATTGGCACAACCGCAACTACCTACTCAAAGCAGACAAGGTCAACTGTGAAGTCGTCTTTACCCACGGCTCACAAGACTGGAATGTCAAGCCGATTCACGTGTGGAATATGTTTCATGCCTTGCCAGAGCAGGTATCCAAGCACCTCTTCTTCCACAATGGTGCCCATGTCTACATGAACAACTGGCAATCGATTGACTTTAGAGAGTCGATGAACGCCCTACTCACGCAGAAACTGCTTGGACAAGAAAACCACTACCAACTTCCAGAAATCATCTGGCAGGACAACAGTCTGGAACAAAACTGGACAGAACTAGCTCAGTTTGGAGGACAAACAGAACAGAGTTTCCCACTTGGAACGAATGTCCACACCATTTACAACCAGTATCCCGAAGAAGTATTTGCAACATACGGCAAAGCCTATCAAACTTTCCTTAAAGACCTATTTGAAGACAAAGCTCAACAAATTACGATTGACATTCCTCTTGCAGAAGACTTGCATCTCAACGGACGGGCGCGCCTCAAGCTTCGTGTTAAATCTAGCTTAGCCAAAGGGCTCTTATCTGCTCAAATCTTGGATTTGGGACCAGCCAAGCGCCTCGCTCCCATTCCAGCTATGAAAGCCCGTGCTAGTCTCGACAACGGTCGCTTCTACGCTATGGAAAACCTCATGGAACTTCCATTTGTCGAGAGTCCTTACCGTGTCATCACCAAAGGCTATCTCAACCTGCAAAATCGCAATGACCTACTCACCATTGAAGCAGTGCCTGCAGGAGAATGGATGGATCTTGAGTGGGAATTGCAGCCGACTATTTACAAGCTAGGCAAGAACGCTACTCTGCGCGTCGTCCTTTATACAACCGATTTTGAATGTACCATCCGTGACAATGGCGACTGGCAGATTAACGTAGATTTGAGTAATTCAACCTTGATCATGCCACATGAATAA
- a CDS encoding serine hydrolase domain-containing protein: protein MKAILDKIDQQMAETLYRGASLALYYNGKWEECYLGYSQENEPTQAGLTYDLASVSKVVGVGTILIFLLEEGVIELDKPLKNYYPRFHDDSVTIRQLVTHTTGIDPYIPNRDSLGFNELKAAIDQIRVTDDKDFRYTDINLILLGFMLEELLGQSLDIIFQERIFRPWGMKETQFGPVVTAVPTVKGEPEGIVHDPKAKVLGLHCGSAGLFSTVADLKTFLNQYLKGDFAKNLAQNISSSKSRSVVWSLKDGGWLDHTGYTGPFIMVNPEKQLAAIFLTNRTYDKDDRPLWIEKRRELYQVMMMALESQAELIVN, encoded by the coding sequence ATGAAGGCTATCTTAGATAAAATTGACCAGCAAATGGCTGAAACATTGTACCGAGGAGCGAGTTTGGCTCTGTATTACAATGGCAAATGGGAAGAGTGTTACCTAGGCTATAGTCAAGAAAATGAGCCTACACAAGCGGGATTGACCTATGACCTGGCATCTGTTTCAAAAGTTGTCGGAGTGGGCACAATCCTAATTTTTTTGCTAGAAGAAGGTGTAATTGAGCTAGATAAACCCTTAAAGAACTACTATCCTCGTTTCCACGATGACAGTGTGACCATTCGCCAGCTGGTCACCCATACGACAGGGATTGATCCCTATATTCCAAATCGAGATAGCTTGGGCTTTAATGAGCTGAAAGCAGCGATTGACCAGATTCGGGTGACTGATGATAAGGACTTTCGCTATACCGATATCAATCTGATTTTGCTTGGCTTTATGCTCGAAGAATTACTCGGACAGTCGCTAGATATAATCTTTCAAGAGCGCATTTTTAGACCGTGGGGTATGAAAGAGACACAATTTGGACCAGTTGTGACAGCTGTTCCAACGGTTAAGGGAGAGCCGGAAGGGATCGTCCATGATCCCAAGGCCAAAGTGCTAGGGCTTCACTGTGGTTCTGCAGGCCTCTTTTCGACCGTAGCTGATCTGAAAACTTTTCTCAATCAGTATCTAAAAGGGGACTTTGCGAAAAATCTAGCTCAGAATATCAGCTCTTCCAAATCGCGTTCGGTCGTCTGGAGCTTAAAAGACGGTGGCTGGTTAGATCATACAGGCTATACAGGTCCTTTTATCATGGTCAATCCTGAAAAGCAATTGGCAGCCATTTTTCTCACCAACCGCACCTATGACAAGGACGACCGTCCTTTATGGATTGAAAAACGCAGGGAGCTTTATCAAGTAATGATGATGGCTTTGGAAAGCCAAGCTGAACTTATAGTGAACTGA
- a CDS encoding serine hydrolase produces MKKSSVVSVLLVGFWIFFVGVTPTSLQAQETDSSPSSNVVEENSTHAEITSSQTVTSTSQSEEPEPSTSDQSEASTDTGTSTGTEEVPEVEPATSATETIDSDQSVLEPSDTSSPENQENILPATAETEKESATAEVAIYRLYNRLNGEHLYTQDVNEKNVLYSRHGWGYEGVAWYAPSKGKPVYRLYNPVLQNHLYTADMNEVSILTSRHGWQKDNNGHPVFYSDGDVSIYRLYNARLRGLHHWTTDTNEYGILPKHNWKQEGVQFKALRLGNPIQTQYAHDEAIAAKIGTSGGYSLSSSAKLQLVTAIKSFQAQGHDIGFVMIDVHTKKGGEYNADKQFYSASTVKGPFVASLAAKNPRALRNSVGTMQNVLRYSSNEGYEYLANTYGFSSLSAWASEAGVRTSIARNLYPYYSSRELFKLWQRNYEYFTNDKTGQQVGLWFENPNLSPIKSVLGSQYRVRSKAGWIGYPGYHAASDAGIVYAKTGPYIIAIMTDADAKLPMLNTTVSALNHIILALNETHTEMAELE; encoded by the coding sequence ATGAAAAAATCTTCAGTTGTAAGCGTATTGTTAGTAGGCTTTTGGATATTTTTTGTAGGAGTAACTCCGACATCTCTTCAAGCCCAAGAAACGGATAGTTCGCCATCTTCGAATGTGGTAGAAGAAAATAGTACTCATGCAGAAATAACTAGTAGCCAAACAGTGACTTCAACTAGTCAGTCTGAAGAGCCAGAACCAAGTACGAGTGATCAGAGTGAGGCTTCAACGGATACTGGGACAAGTACAGGTACAGAAGAAGTGCCCGAGGTGGAACCGGCAACCTCAGCGACTGAGACAATAGATTCAGATCAGTCTGTGTTGGAGCCATCTGACACTTCAAGTCCAGAAAATCAAGAGAATATTCTTCCAGCTACAGCTGAGACAGAAAAAGAATCCGCCACAGCTGAAGTGGCTATCTATCGTCTTTACAATCGATTGAATGGAGAACACTTATATACACAAGATGTGAATGAAAAAAATGTTCTCTATAGTAGACATGGCTGGGGCTATGAGGGAGTAGCTTGGTATGCACCTAGCAAGGGAAAACCAGTTTATCGCCTCTATAACCCAGTTCTTCAAAATCATCTTTATACAGCTGATATGAATGAAGTCAGTATTCTGACCAGTCGTCATGGATGGCAAAAGGATAATAACGGTCATCCAGTGTTTTATTCGGATGGAGATGTTTCCATTTACCGTCTATACAATGCTCGTCTACGTGGTTTGCATCATTGGACGACTGATACTAATGAATATGGCATTTTACCAAAGCATAATTGGAAACAAGAAGGAGTGCAATTTAAAGCTCTGCGTCTGGGAAATCCTATCCAAACGCAGTATGCGCATGATGAGGCTATTGCTGCTAAAATTGGAACTTCTGGAGGGTATTCCTTATCATCATCTGCTAAGCTTCAATTAGTAACAGCAATCAAATCTTTCCAAGCTCAAGGCCATGATATAGGCTTTGTCATGATTGATGTCCATACAAAAAAAGGGGGAGAATATAACGCTGACAAGCAATTCTACTCAGCAAGTACTGTAAAAGGTCCATTTGTTGCAAGTTTGGCTGCTAAGAACCCACGTGCTCTTAGAAATAGTGTTGGAACCATGCAAAATGTGCTACGTTATTCTAGCAACGAAGGCTATGAATATTTGGCCAATACTTACGGTTTTTCTAGTCTATCTGCTTGGGCATCCGAAGCAGGTGTGCGGACTAGTATTGCTAGAAATCTCTATCCATATTATAGCAGTCGTGAACTCTTCAAGTTATGGCAACGGAATTATGAGTATTTTACCAATGATAAGACAGGTCAGCAGGTTGGTCTGTGGTTTGAAAATCCAAACTTATCGCCCATTAAGAGTGTTTTAGGCAGCCAGTATCGTGTCCGTAGTAAAGCAGGATGGATTGGCTATCCAGGCTATCATGCAGCTAGTGATGCAGGCATTGTCTATGCCAAAACTGGTCCCTATATCATTGCTATTATGACAGATGCTGACGCTAAATTACCAATGCTTAATACAACTGTTTCAGCCTTGAATCATATTATACTTGCTTTAAACGAAACCCATACAGAAATGGCAGAGCTGGAATAG
- a CDS encoding CppA N-terminal domain-containing protein, with protein sequence MMKVRKMIPAIRINNRGANQRFLEDHLGFKTYLEDAAFAEFGALESAAIQLVLIESPSMRTRAVKGTKKLHKIVIHVDNPAEIEALLANGATFTKLYKGANGYAFESISPENDRFLLHAEEDASKLVEILPPVAFRTLDGFEKLTAFSVEKIVINTPHPEASRAFYAQLLPDQNIVDFREAAGEDLLVGAETTWDLDSLRIPVPADTNWADIEEKLQAPFFKDKKERFLHTTDMSNIELWFEK encoded by the coding sequence ATGATGAAAGTAAGAAAGATGATTCCAGCTATTCGGATTAACAATCGTGGAGCGAACCAGCGATTTTTAGAAGACCATCTTGGTTTTAAGACTTATTTGGAAGATGCTGCTTTTGCAGAATTTGGTGCTTTAGAAAGTGCAGCTATTCAGCTTGTTTTGATTGAATCACCAAGCATGCGGACACGGGCTGTCAAGGGGACAAAAAAGCTCCACAAGATTGTGATTCATGTGGACAATCCAGCAGAAATTGAGGCTCTATTGGCCAATGGCGCAACTTTTACCAAGCTTTATAAAGGAGCAAATGGCTATGCTTTTGAAAGCATCTCGCCAGAAAATGACCGCTTCTTACTCCATGCAGAAGAAGATGCATCAAAGCTTGTGGAAATCTTACCGCCAGTTGCCTTTCGTACTTTGGACGGCTTTGAGAAATTAACAGCCTTTTCAGTTGAAAAAATCGTGATTAACACACCGCATCCTGAAGCAAGTCGCGCTTTTTATGCGCAACTTTTACCAGATCAGAACATTGTTGATTTCCGTGAAGCAGCAGGTGAAGATTTGCTAGTGGGGGCAGAAACGACTTGGGATTTGGACAGCTTGCGCATTCCTGTTCCAGCAGATACAAATTGGGCAGATATTGAAGAAAAGCTTCAGGCTCCCTTTTTCAAGGATAAGAAAGAGCGCTTTTTGCATACGACTGATATGAGCAATATTGAATTGTGGTTTGAAAAATGA
- the pflB gene encoding formate C-acetyltransferase, with protein sequence MSTKVKTKNVTEDIFAQAWEGFKGDDWQEKASVTRFVQANYTPYDGDESFLAGPTERSLHIKKIIEETKAGYEDTRFPMDIDRATSIADIPAGFIDKENEVIFGIQNDELFKLNFMPRGGIRMAETTLIENGYTPDPLLHEIYTKHATTVNDGIFRAYTSDIRRARHSHHVSGLPDAYSRGRIIGMYARLALYGADYLMEEKVADWNSINEIDEESIRLREEINMQYQALQQVVRLGDHYGVDVRRPALNTKEAIQWVNIAFMAVCRVINGAATSLGRVPIVLDIYAERDLARGTFTESEIQEFVDDFVLKLRTVKFARTKAFDEIYSGDPTFLTTSMAGMGNDGRHRVTKMDYRFLNTLDNIGNSPEPNLTVLWSDQLPYSFRRYCMAMSHKHSSIQYEGVTTMAKDGYGEMSCISCCVSPLDPESEDKRHNIQYFGARVNVLKALLSSWNNGYDDVHKDYKVFDCVEPNTSEVFEYDEVIKNFEKALDWLTDTYVDAMNIIHYMTDKYNYEAVQMAFLPTFLRANMGFGICGFANTVDSLSAIKYAQVKPIRDEDGFIYDYEVTGDFPRYGEDDDRVDDIAKWLMEAFFSRLNKHKLYKNAEATVSILTITSNVAYSKQTANSPVHRGVFLNEDGSVNTSKVEFFPPGANPTSKSRGGWLQNLNSLSKLNFKHANDGISLTTQVSPKALGKTFDEQVNNLVTILDGYFENGGQHVNLNVMDLQDVYDKIMNGEDVIVRISGYCVNTKYLTKEQKTELTQRVFHEVLSMDDAAREIAGN encoded by the coding sequence ATGTCAACAAAGGTTAAAACAAAAAATGTAACTGAAGACATTTTCGCCCAAGCTTGGGAAGGCTTCAAAGGTGATGACTGGCAAGAAAAAGCTAGCGTAACCCGCTTCGTTCAAGCTAACTACACTCCATATGACGGAGACGAAAGTTTCCTTGCAGGCCCAACGGAACGCTCTCTTCATATTAAGAAAATCATCGAAGAAACAAAAGCTGGATACGAAGATACTCGTTTCCCAATGGATATTGACCGTGCGACTTCAATCGCTGATATCCCAGCTGGTTTCATCGACAAAGAAAACGAAGTAATCTTCGGTATCCAAAACGATGAGTTGTTCAAATTGAACTTCATGCCTCGTGGTGGTATCCGTATGGCTGAAACAACATTGATTGAAAACGGCTATACTCCAGACCCACTTCTTCATGAAATCTACACAAAACACGCAACAACTGTAAACGACGGTATCTTCCGTGCTTACACATCTGACATTCGCCGTGCGCGCCACTCTCACCACGTTTCTGGTCTTCCAGATGCTTACTCACGTGGACGTATCATCGGTATGTACGCTCGTCTTGCTCTTTACGGTGCTGACTACTTGATGGAAGAAAAAGTTGCTGACTGGAACTCTATCAACGAAATCGATGAAGAATCAATCCGCCTTCGCGAAGAAATCAACATGCAATACCAAGCATTGCAACAAGTTGTTCGCTTGGGTGACCACTATGGTGTTGATGTACGTCGTCCTGCTTTGAATACAAAAGAAGCGATCCAATGGGTAAACATCGCCTTCATGGCAGTATGTCGTGTGATTAACGGTGCGGCAACCTCACTTGGACGTGTGCCAATCGTGCTTGATATCTATGCAGAACGTGACTTGGCTCGCGGTACATTTACTGAATCAGAAATCCAAGAATTTGTAGATGATTTTGTATTGAAACTCCGTACGGTGAAATTTGCTCGTACAAAAGCATTTGACGAAATCTACTCAGGAGACCCAACTTTCCTTACAACTTCTATGGCAGGTATGGGTAACGATGGACGTCACCGTGTTACAAAAATGGACTACCGTTTCTTGAACACACTTGACAACATCGGTAACTCTCCAGAGCCAAACTTGACAGTTCTTTGGTCTGACCAGCTTCCATATTCATTCCGTCGCTACTGTATGGCAATGAGCCACAAACACTCTTCTATCCAATACGAAGGTGTAACAACAATGGCTAAAGACGGATATGGTGAGATGAGCTGTATCTCATGCTGTGTATCACCACTTGACCCAGAAAGTGAAGACAAACGCCATAATATCCAATACTTCGGAGCTCGCGTTAACGTTCTTAAAGCCCTTCTTTCAAGCTGGAACAACGGTTACGACGATGTACACAAAGACTACAAAGTATTTGACTGCGTAGAGCCAAACACTTCTGAAGTCTTTGAATACGACGAAGTCATCAAGAACTTTGAAAAAGCGCTTGACTGGTTGACTGATACCTATGTAGATGCGATGAACATCATCCACTACATGACAGACAAGTACAACTACGAAGCTGTTCAAATGGCATTCTTGCCAACCTTCCTTCGTGCAAACATGGGATTCGGTATCTGTGGATTTGCAAACACAGTTGACTCACTTTCTGCGATTAAATACGCACAAGTAAAACCAATCCGTGATGAAGACGGCTTTATCTACGACTACGAAGTAACTGGTGACTTCCCACGTTACGGTGAAGATGATGACCGTGTAGATGACATTGCAAAATGGCTCATGGAAGCATTCTTCTCACGCTTGAACAAACATAAATTGTACAAGAACGCAGAAGCAACTGTTTCTATCTTGACTATCACTTCTAACGTTGCTTACTCTAAACAAACAGCTAACTCACCTGTTCACCGTGGAGTATTCCTCAACGAAGATGGCTCTGTCAACACTTCTAAAGTGGAATTCTTCCCACCAGGTGCAAACCCAACATCTAAATCTCGTGGTGGTTGGTTACAAAACTTGAACTCATTGTCTAAATTGAACTTCAAACATGCAAATGACGGAATTTCATTGACAACTCAAGTATCACCAAAAGCACTCGGTAAGACATTCGATGAGCAAGTTAATAACTTGGTAACAATCCTTGATGGTTACTTTGAAAATGGTGGACAACACGTTAACTTGAACGTTATGGACCTTCAAGATGTTTATGACAAGATTATGAACGGTGAAGATGTTATCGTACGTATCTCAGGTTACTGTGTAAACACCAAGTACCTCACTAAGGAACAAAAAACTGAATTGACACAACGTGTCTTCCACGAAGTTCTTTCAATGGACGATGCTGCTCGTGAAATTGCAGGAAACTAA
- the gla gene encoding aquaglyceroporin Gla, producing the protein MDVAVHVKYITEFLATALLVILGNGTVANVDLKGTKGNNAGWILIAIGYGLAVMMPALMFGNVSGNHINPAFTIGLAVSGYFDWAMVPGYIAAQLLGAIAGQAVVVGVYRPYFLKTENPNPILGSFSTISALDDGTVASRKASLSNGFLNEFFGSFVLFFGAMAITKHYFGAEVVGFLTKQGADLSNPTLKMQMSNFLNPGLNVAHLALGFLVMALVAAVGGPTGPALNPARDLGPRILHHLLPKSVLGQAKADSKWWYAWVPVVAPIAAGISAIALYKLIYG; encoded by the coding sequence ATGGATGTAGCAGTACATGTTAAGTACATTACAGAATTTCTTGCAACAGCCTTGCTCGTTATCTTAGGTAACGGAACAGTGGCAAATGTTGACTTGAAAGGTACAAAAGGAAACAACGCAGGTTGGATTTTGATTGCTATCGGATATGGTCTAGCGGTTATGATGCCAGCCTTGATGTTTGGTAACGTTTCTGGAAACCACATCAACCCAGCATTCACCATTGGTTTAGCTGTATCAGGCTACTTTGATTGGGCAATGGTTCCAGGCTATATCGCAGCACAATTACTTGGAGCGATTGCAGGTCAAGCAGTGGTTGTTGGCGTTTACCGCCCATACTTCTTGAAAACAGAAAATCCAAATCCAATCTTGGGTTCATTCTCAACGATTTCAGCCCTTGATGACGGTACGGTAGCGAGCCGTAAAGCTTCATTGAGTAACGGATTCTTAAACGAGTTCTTTGGTTCATTCGTCTTGTTCTTTGGTGCAATGGCGATTACCAAACATTACTTCGGTGCAGAAGTGGTTGGCTTTTTAACAAAACAAGGTGCGGACTTATCAAATCCAACCTTGAAAATGCAAATGAGCAACTTCTTAAACCCAGGATTGAACGTAGCTCACTTGGCACTTGGTTTCTTGGTAATGGCGCTTGTAGCGGCTGTCGGTGGTCCAACTGGTCCAGCGCTTAATCCAGCTCGTGACTTAGGTCCACGTATCTTGCACCACTTGTTGCCAAAATCTGTTCTTGGTCAAGCCAAAGCAGACTCAAAATGGTGGTATGCTTGGGTACCAGTTGTTGCACCAATCGCAGCAGGTATCAGTGCTATCGCACTTTACAAACTCATCTACGGATAA
- a CDS encoding SIS domain-containing protein produces MFHLPKEELERLGAIITAPEIYQQPGLWKEAYQLYHDKLEVITAFLNDIKAKHDFVQVIFTGAGTSDFVGQSIANHLNRVNDTKRIRFVTVGTVEIVSRPHDYLQADIPTILVSFARSGNSPESLATVEIAKKLVDTLYQVTITCAPDGQLAIASEGDADNLLLLQPALSNDKGFAMTGSYTCMALTALLVFSPEAAEVKAGWVDTIVRLGQDVLDREDYVQELVDLDFERVIYLGAGGFYGLAHEAQLKILELTAGKIATMYESPLGFRHGPKSLINEKTIVILFASNDAYTRKYDVDLVNEVYGDQIAARMVALSADKLAGTEAPNFVLAEGGSELPDVFLTFPYILFGQTFAIMTALKCKNLPDTPSPTGTVNRVVEGVTIHPL; encoded by the coding sequence ATGTTTCATTTACCAAAAGAAGAATTGGAAAGACTAGGTGCGATTATTACAGCGCCTGAAATTTATCAGCAACCGGGCTTGTGGAAAGAGGCATATCAGCTTTACCATGACAAATTAGAAGTGATTACGGCATTTTTGAATGACATTAAGGCTAAGCATGATTTTGTCCAAGTCATCTTTACAGGTGCTGGGACGTCTGATTTTGTTGGCCAAAGTATCGCTAATCATTTGAATCGAGTTAATGACACGAAGCGGATTCGTTTTGTGACAGTTGGTACTGTTGAAATTGTTAGTCGTCCACATGACTATTTGCAGGCAGATATTCCAACAATCCTCGTTTCCTTTGCGCGGAGCGGAAATTCTCCAGAGAGTTTAGCAACAGTTGAGATTGCTAAAAAATTAGTTGATACCCTATATCAAGTGACCATTACGTGCGCACCAGACGGTCAATTAGCAATTGCTTCAGAAGGAGATGCTGATAATCTTCTCTTGCTTCAGCCAGCATTGTCAAACGACAAGGGCTTTGCGATGACAGGTAGCTACACTTGTATGGCCCTGACAGCCTTGCTCGTTTTCTCACCAGAAGCTGCAGAAGTAAAAGCAGGCTGGGTAGATACGATTGTTCGCCTTGGTCAGGATGTTTTAGACCGTGAAGACTATGTGCAAGAATTGGTTGACCTAGACTTTGAACGGGTCATCTATCTAGGAGCAGGTGGCTTCTATGGTCTTGCCCATGAAGCACAGTTGAAGATTTTGGAATTAACCGCTGGAAAAATTGCGACCATGTATGAATCACCACTCGGCTTCCGTCATGGACCAAAATCGCTCATCAATGAAAAAACAATTGTCATTCTTTTTGCCTCAAACGATGCCTATACAAGAAAATACGATGTGGACTTGGTGAATGAAGTGTATGGTGATCAGATTGCGGCTCGTATGGTGGCTCTTTCTGCAGATAAACTCGCAGGCACTGAGGCGCCAAACTTTGTTCTTGCCGAAGGCGGTTCCGAATTGCCAGATGTTTTCTTGACCTTCCCATACATTTTGTTTGGTCAAACCTTTGCCATTATGACAGCCTTGAAGTGCAAGAACCTCCCAGACACACCATCCCCAACAGGAACCGTTAACCGTGTCGTAGAGGGAGTAACCATTCACCCATTGTAG